Sequence from the Rhodococcus jostii RHA1 genome:
CTCCCGGACGTGAAAGTCGTTCTGCGGGAAATGGTCACCTCCGTGCAGATCGAATCGTTGATCAGCGGTGAACTGGACCTCGGTCTGATCCGCCCGATCCTCACCCGCCCCGGCATCGACACGCGCCCCATCCACCACGAACGGCTCGTCGCCGCGCTGCCCGCCGGTCACCCCCTCGCCGACGCCGAGCAGCTGGCTGTGGAGGACTTCGACGATCAGCCCGTCGTCATGTATTCGCCCGTCGATGCGCGGTACTTCCACGAACTGCTCATCAGCACGTTCACGATCGTCGGCGCCTCTCCCCGCTACGTGCAGTACGTCACGCAGGTGCACACGATGCTCGTGCTCGTCCGGTCCGGGCTCGGCATGGCCCTCGTCCCCGAATCCGCGCAGACGATGCACCCGGAGGGGGTCGTGTTCCGTCCCGTCTCCGCCGTCCGCGACCGGCCCGTCCAGATGAACGCCGCCTGGCGTTCGGACAACCGGAACCCCGCGCTGCGCAGGTTCATGGAGGACGTCCTGCCGCAGCGGGAGTGGGAATGAGAACCGGAGTGCTCAGAGTGTGAGCTTGCACGTCTGACCGATGTCGAGCACCCGCAGCACCCGGCCCGTCCCCAGCCACAACGCGCACGACAACGCCAGGTCGGTCAGGATCTCGTCGGTGAAATGCTCGTGACACCGCGCCCAGAAGTCCTCGTCGTCGCGGAGCGCCGTGTGATCGGTGGCGAACCGGTGGGCGAACTCCGCCGCCGTCCGCTCCTCGGCGCTGTACCCGGGCCACGACTCCCACTCGAGAACGTGATCGTAGAAGTGCTCGTCGATCCCCGCATCGGCGCCACTCCTGTCGCGGGTGCCGAGGCACACGGCGCACTCATTGGCCTCCGCGACCGCCATCCGGGCGATCTCCCGAACCCGTAACGGTAACCGGTTCCGGTTGTACACGGCGTCCGTGAAAGCGCCGAGCGCACCACCAAGCTCGGGTGAGATCGACAGCCAACCTGCCACGTCATCGTCACTGTAGCTACCTACTCGACTCATCCCCGAATGCTACAGCTGGAGGTGTCGCGGGCGGAAGATCTGACACGTGTTCTATCTTTTGAACGTCACGCTCGCAGTGTGCGGACGATGTCGTCGCGGGCGGCACGTGCCTGGCGGATCAGGGGGAAGAGTGCGTAGTCGTGCTGCATCCCGATCTCCTCGATGTAGTCGACTGTCGTGCCTGCCTCGCGTGCTCGCTGAGTGAGCGCGCGGGAGTCGGTGACGAGAATGTCGTGGGTGCCGGTGTACACGCTCATGGGCGCGAGGCCGGTGAGGTCGCCGAAGAGGGGGCTGACGCGCCAGTCGGTGACCTCGAGGTCGCCCGCGTAGAGTCGGCCGGCTTCTTCCAGTCCTCCGCGCGCAAGGAGGATGTCGCGCTTCTCGATGGTGGCTTGGGTGGGGTCGCTCATGGTGGCGTCCAGCCACGGGGCGACAAGGATCAGCCGCGACGGCTGTGGTGCGCCCCTACGTTTGAGTTCCTGCGCTGCGGCGAGCGCGAGCCCGCCACCGGCGGAATCGCCGATCACCGCCACGTTGTCGGCGCCTCGGGTGGAGATTGCCGATTCGACGAGGTCGGCCGCATCGGCGACGGTGCGGGCGGCCGTCCGGTGCGGGGCGAGGGGGTAGATCGGAAGCAGAAGCCGGACCGATGCCGCCGCGGTGATGGTGCGCGCGAACAGCCAGTGGACGGACATTATTTCGCGGACATAGGCACCGCCGTGGAAGTCGACCACAGTCTTCCCGTATCGCCCGTTGTCCGGTTCGACGGTGAAGACGGGAAACCCGCCGGTGCGGTCGGCGGAGAGCCGCACCCCGCGCAGGAGTGGAGATGGTGGCGGGTTGAACGAGGCCGGCCGCAGCGTCGTCGCGTGGACGTCGCGCCGCGTGTCCTCGGCCGTGCGGAGTTTGCTGCGTCCGAGCAGTATCCGAACCCCTGTGTGAACGATTGCGGGGCGAATGTCGGGAAGGTTCACGCCCCTCATTGTGACGTGTTCGCGGACTCGGCGCGGCTGCTCCGGCGAGTTGCACGGCAATTCGATCCTCAGTTGGCCAGCCGCTGGAGGATCGCGTCCAATGCCGCATCAGCGTTCTCGCTGTTGAAGATGTTCTGCCCGTGTGCGGAGCCCGGCAGAAGGATCACTTTGTTGTCGGCGCCCGGTGATCCGTCGGCGAGTTGCTCCGACACGCCGGCGACGGGCTCGTCCTCGCTGGCGATGAACAACTTGGGCTCACTGCCGAGGCCGTCGACCACCCGGTTGGGGGAGAGCAGCACCAGCTGGTCGGGTAGGTCGGGCTGTTGCGAGGCCAGTTGCAGGATTGCGTCGGCGCCCGCGCTTCCGCCGACCAGCGCGACGTCGGGGTGCCCACTGTCCTGGAGGCTGGCGACGGTGGCCGCTATCGACTCCGGCGTGATGTCCTCGACGGCGATGACGGACGGTCATTGCCCGCCGACGGTGTGCTGTCATCGCCGGAGCAGCCCAACACGACGGCGAGCAGCAGAGACAGAAGGGCGAGTATGGCCTTCATGTCTCGAACATACTGCCGAGGGCACGTTCGACGCGGCGAAAAGGTCCCGGTCTAGGTGACTTTCACGCTGCCCGAGAAGAAGAACGGGGCCATGTTGCCGAAGCAGAACGCGGTCACATTCGATCCCGTCGCGAATCCGTCGAGCGTGCCGGCACCAGCCGCGAAGGCACCCGTCTTGAACGTGAAGTTCGAGTCGAATGCGAAGCACGTCCAGCTTTCACCGGTCGGAACCCTGACCTCTACCTGGCCGGTTCCGCCCGCGCTCAGTGTTGGTGCCGCCGTGGCGGGAGTGCCGCCCGCGAAAACCAGGGTGGGAGCGATGACGGCGGCCACGACTGCCGATCGCACAGCGAATGTGTTTTTCATAATACTCACCTCATTCGATAATCCCCGACTCCTGCAGCGGGATTGTTACTTTCTCTCCCGAGTTCGCGCCACCGGTCTGTCAAATGGTCCGACGCCACTGGCGCAGGCATATTACCCCTGTTCAGGGTGTGGATTCTCGGCTGCCGGTGGGAGCCGAGAATCCCTGTCCTGGATCACTCGATCGTCAGCCGAGTCCGAGAAATTCTCTTCCCTGTTGTTTATGTGAAACACGGGATCGTCGATCTCCGCTTACTTTGCCTATCGCACACGGGTCTGCAGAACGTTTCGATTAATGACGCTCTTTCTCACATTCTGATATTGAACAACTGTCCACCATGATTTCGTCACGTCGGTAGGAATTGAATTCCTACGTGTCGGCAGCTACCCCGTTCAGTCGAGAGTGAGCTGTTGTCGGTGGAAGTCGAAGTGCTTTCCCGGGTAACGAAAGACCTGCTCGACGGTCATCGTCTCGGTGAAGAACGGATCCCAACGCACCGGAAAGGACATGCTGCGCTGTAGGTCTGCATCGGTCTGCCGGGCGAGGGAGCCTTGCAGCGAAGCGATGACGCGGTCGAAGTGGCGGCCCATCCGGCGTCGGTTGTAGACGCGCGCCGCCAGGGCCGAGCCCCGAAAGTTGACCTCGTCGAAGACTGGGGTGGCGGCGTCGAGCACGTGCGCGAACCGTCGGCTCGCCCCCTCCGGCAACCGGGAGAACATCCGGATCAGCAGGAGCAGCCGGCGAACGACCATGTAGCCGAAGACCATGTGGAACAGCAATTGCTCGTTGGTCCATCGGGTTCCGGACGAACGCCTCGCGAGATCCGGGGCGCTCGCACCGTCGAGTAATTCGTGCAGCACGCTCCGGGCGCGTTCGAGGTCCGCGGCGATCGCGGCACGATCGACAGGTTGCTGCTCGGACATCGTGTGCCCCAGTCGATTCGGAGGATTATCCGACGACGGGGGAGCGGCGCTCGAGAAACACGGTGTCGCGCCATATGTCGTCGAGTCGGGCGATGCGTTCGCGCACACCGAGGGTGCGGAATCCGGCGGAGTGGTGCAGGGCGATACTGGCCCGGTTCTCGGGGAAGATCGAGGTCTGCAAGGTCCACAGTCCGGCCTCGTCGGCGGCGATGACCTGGGAGCGCAGCAAGGCCTTGCCGACGCCGCGCCCGCGCATCCCGTCGGCGACGTAGATCGAGTTCTCGGCCACCCCGGCGTAGCAGGCTCGCCCGGACACCGGGGACAGGGCGGCCCAGCCGACCACGACGTCGTCGATCTCGGCGACCCACCGATGCCCGGGCAGCCACAGTCCATCGAGCGTCGCCTGGGTGGGGACCTCGGTGGTGAAGGTGGCGTTGCGGGTGGCGATGCCTTCGCCGTAGATCCGGCGCACGTCATCCCAGTCCTGATCGGTCATGGTGCGCACGGTGACGTCGTCGGGCAGGTCGTCCGGGCAGCAGGGACGCGGCGTCAGTACACCCATCACTGCGTCGGCGGCGTGCGGCAGTCCGGTGCAGCAGGCCGGATTGACCATGACGACGGTGCTGGTGCCGCTCTTGCGGACCGAGACGAACCCGACATCGGCAAGCTTGCGCACGTGGTGCGAGACGGTGGGCTGGCCGATACCCAGAGCCTCGGCCAGCTCGCCCACGTTGATCCCGGTCTGGTGGGAGGCGACGTGGTGCAGCAGCCGCACCCGGGTCGGGTCGGCCAGG
This genomic interval carries:
- a CDS encoding helix-turn-helix domain-containing GNAT family N-acetyltransferase produces the protein MASPDIPVAHPADKVDALAPQDAATYAGWFACLADPTRVRLLHHVASHQTGINVGELAEALGIGQPTVSHHVRKLADVGFVSVRKSGTSTVVMVNPACCTGLPHAADAVMGVLTPRPCCPDDLPDDVTVRTMTDQDWDDVRRIYGEGIATRNATFTTEVPTQATLDGLWLPGHRWVAEIDDVVVGWAALSPVSGRACYAGVAENSIYVADGMRGRGVGKALLRSQVIAADEAGLWTLQTSIFPENRASIALHHSAGFRTLGVRERIARLDDIWRDTVFLERRSPVVG
- a CDS encoding alpha/beta hydrolase fold domain-containing protein, which codes for MNLPDIRPAIVHTGVRILLGRSKLRTAEDTRRDVHATTLRPASFNPPPSPLLRGVRLSADRTGGFPVFTVEPDNGRYGKTVVDFHGGAYVREIMSVHWLFARTITAAASVRLLLPIYPLAPHRTAARTVADAADLVESAISTRGADNVAVIGDSAGGGLALAAAQELKRRGAPQPSRLILVAPWLDATMSDPTQATIEKRDILLARGGLEEAGRLYAGDLEVTDWRVSPLFGDLTGLAPMSVYTGTHDILVTDSRALTQRAREAGTTVDYIEEIGMQHDYALFPLIRQARAARDDIVRTLRA
- a CDS encoding LysR substrate-binding domain-containing protein; its protein translation is MFSLARLSCFIAVAEELHFGRAAERLHMTQPPLSRQIQQLESELGVQLIDRTSRSVTLTAAGAAFLPDARRILSLSESAALTVRRVPAGDLGTVVVGFTGASAHAVLPRLLEAARDRLPDVKVVLREMVTSVQIESLISGELDLGLIRPILTRPGIDTRPIHHERLVAALPAGHPLADAEQLAVEDFDDQPVVMYSPVDARYFHELLISTFTIVGASPRYVQYVTQVHTMLVLVRSGLGMALVPESAQTMHPEGVVFRPVSAVRDRPVQMNAAWRSDNRNPALRRFMEDVLPQREWE
- a CDS encoding DinB family protein, whose protein sequence is MSEQQPVDRAAIAADLERARSVLHELLDGASAPDLARRSSGTRWTNEQLLFHMVFGYMVVRRLLLLIRMFSRLPEGASRRFAHVLDAATPVFDEVNFRGSALAARVYNRRRMGRHFDRVIASLQGSLARQTDADLQRSMSFPVRWDPFFTETMTVEQVFRYPGKHFDFHRQQLTLD
- a CDS encoding carboxymuconolactone decarboxylase family protein — its product is MSRVGSYSDDDVAGWLSISPELGGALGAFTDAVYNRNRLPLRVREIARMAVAEANECAVCLGTRDRSGADAGIDEHFYDHVLEWESWPGYSAEERTAAEFAHRFATDHTALRDDEDFWARCHEHFTDEILTDLALSCALWLGTGRVLRVLDIGQTCKLTL